The segment AACTTGGAGGAGTTCTTCGAGCAGAAGGATGAGGATAATTCCGACGATTCGTTCCGTCGTTGGTGGTGGGGCATTCCTGAAGAATCGAAGCAAGCCGATCCGCTTCGATTGTCGAACCGTCGCCCGCTGAAGTTCATCTACGACATCGACACCAACACGATCGTCGTGCAGGGCGCCGATAATGATCAGCTGAAGACGATCGCTGATCTGATTGAGCTGTACGACAAGCAAGAGCCGGTCACGTCGCAAACGGCCCGGATCAACTCGCTCTACCAGGTTCGCTACTCGAGGGCGTCGGTCATTGCCGATGCGGTGAAGGACGTTTTCCGCGATTTGCTGTCGTCCAATGACAAGGCGCTGCAACAGAATCAACCGGGTGGCGAACAGCGACAAGGCTCGAGCCGCAGCGGCCGCTCATCGTTCTTTGGGGACGATAGCAACCCAGCGGCTCCGACGCGAGTCTCCTTCCAAGGGAAACTTTCGATCGGGATCGATAACGTCTCTAACACGCTCCTCATCTCGACCGAAGGGGAGAGCCTGATGACGCTGGTGACCGACATGATCAAGCGAGTCGACGAGTTGGCCAAGCCGGTCGCGACGACGAAAGTGATCACGCTCAACGGAGCCGGCAACCCGCAGAAGATTCGGGACGCGTTAGAAAAGTTGCTGAAGGAGCAGAAAGATAACCAGCAACCGAATCAACGCAACCCGCAGAATGGCCAGCCGCAGATTCAGCCAGGCCAAGAGGGAGCGGTGCAGGTCGCGGAATAAAATAGTAGCCCGAATTGCAAGCGAGGGAAATGCGCTCGCAAGTAATACAAGAAGGCCCAATGTCTAGTGAAGGACGAATTCTTCGATCCGTCACAAGACATTGGGCCTTCGGCGTTGTTTCCAGCCGCATTTCCCTCGCTTGCGCTTCGGGCTACTAATGAAGAGAGCCGCGGCACGCTACTCTGATTCACTCGCCGGCGGTTCTGGTTTCTCCATTGGAGGTGCGGTTTCTTCCGCCGGTTCTTTTTCGGTCGTTTCTTCCACTGCCTCCGGTGCAGGCGTCTCGGCAGGCTTCGGCTCTGGAAGCTTCTCCAGGGCAGCTTGCGCTTTCTCCATCGCTTCCCAGGCCCATGGCTTGTCGCCATAGAGATTGATCAGGCCTTGGTAGATCTGCCGCGCTTGCTCCGGCTCGTCTTCCGCCAGCTTGTCGGCTGCGGCTAGGCGAGCGCCGATTTCGGCCAGTTGTTTGCGGCTGGTTTCGGCGAGTTGTTTGTCGAGCTGTTCCAAACGACGCTGGGCCAAGGTGAGACAGCGGCCAGCGTCCCCGGTCAGGCGATCGGGCGGACCATAGACGGCGAGCAAGGCCCGCAACTTGGCGGCCGCTTCTTCCGGATTGGCGTCGATCAGCCGCAGCGCGTCGATGTAAGCGATCTCGACCGCGTCGAACGTGTCGGACTTTTGCCCCAACTGCATCGTCAGACGATAACGCCGCTCACGACGGTTTAGACTCAGCTCTTCTTTCCACGCTTCGATTTCAACGGCGCGAGGATCGTCCGGGTAAGTCGCCAAAAACAAATCAAGCTTGTCCCCCGATTCGTCCAGCTGACCGGCGTCGACTGCCGCAGAGATTTGCTCGAACATCGTATCGGCTGAGGGAGAGCGCGGGAGCCAGAAGATCAGCACCACGATCACGATCAGGGCGATGGCGATCAAACCGGTTTGCAGATGGGCGCGCCAATTCGAGGTCGGTTCTTGTTCGCTGGTGAAATAGCGGCCTGACTTGCGATCTTGGGCGACCGTTGTGAAATGCTTGGTTTGACTCGCCGGCGTGGGAGGTTCCGGCGCGGCAGGCTCCGGCGCTACTCGCGTTTCGTCATCGGCGATCAGCTGAGCCGATTCGCTGGCGACTCCCTTCAAGCGATAGTCGTCCATCTCCGGCGTCTGCGTTTCGATTGACGCGGACTCAATGCGAAACGCCTCTTCGTCGGGGATCTCCGACTCGAGCAACGCTTCGATGCGGCGGATCACCGCCGTTGCGGTCGGAAAGCGATCGCGGGGGCGCTTTTCCAGAAGGCGATGAATGATATCGGCCGCTTCGGTCGGAACGCCGTCGCAGAGACGATCGATCGGCGGCGGATCGGAGTGGCGGAGCTTGTCGAGCGCTTCGGTAACGGTTCGAGCCCGGAACGGCGGCTGCTTGGCCAGCATCGCGTAGATCACCGCGCCCAGACTATAGAGATCGCTGCGCGGGCTGACCGGATCGCCGAAGGCTTGCTCCGGCGCCATGAAGTCGGCGGTACCGATGATCCCACCATCGGCGGTGACGCCGCTCGCTCCAAAGAGACGTGCGATGCCGAAGTCGGAGATCTTCACGTTGCCGTCGTTGTCGATCAGGATGTTCGCCGGCTTCACGTCGCGATGGATGACGCCGAAGTCGTGGGCATGTTTCAAACCTTGGGCGACCGCCAGGCCGATCTCGAACGCTTCACGCCAGGTGAAGTCGCGTTTACGCTGGATCAACTCGGCCAGGCTGTTTCCTTCGATCAGTTCCATCGCGTAGAACATGCCGGCCGGCTCTTCGCCATAGCCGAACAGGCGAACGATGTGCGGATCTCGAAGGGTCTTGAGCGTTTCGATCTCGCGTTCAAATCGCTCGCGAGCGCCGCCGCGGGCCGCGCCGCCGTGCAGGACTTTGATCGCCGCACGATCGCCGGTTCGTTCATCAACGCCGACGTAGACGGTTCCCATGCCGCCGCGACCAAGCGTTTCGTGGATTACATACGGGCCGAATTTTTCGTTAGACATGAGCGCTTGCGGAAAGGAGAAAAGCGAGTCGAGGAGAACGCATCGGCGTGCGCAAGAATAAGCGGCGGAGTCGTTGGACTCCGCCGCTCTTAAGAATACGCGTTTTTGCTGCGCGAAGCTATTCCGCGGACGGGGTCGCCGCTTCTTCTTTCGCTTCGGCGGCCGGTTTTTCGGTCGATTCTTCCGCTGGCTTCTCGGCCGCCGGCTTTTCTTCTTCCGGCGTCGCTTCGGTCGACTCGTCCTTCGGCGTCGTGGCCGGAGGAGCGGGGCGTTGGAAACCTTCGATATGCAGCTCCATCAGGTGCACCAGCGGGAAGTCGGCCGGCAACGTTTCGCCAAGCTGTTCAAGCAGTTGGGCGTACGTTTTCAGTTCGTCCGACAAGTCGCCGCTCGCAGCGTCGTCTTCCAGTTCCGGGTGCTCTTTGTAGATCTCCGCCCACAGCGCCCAGGCCTGGTTGTACAGGTCGCGAGCTTCGACCAGGTTCGCTTCCTCGAACGCCTGGTTGGCCTGATAAACCAGGCTTCGCGCCCTGATCGAACGTTCGGTCATTTCGCTTGCGGAACGCGTGTTCCAGTAATCGAAATGGACGACGCTCTTCTGCTTGTCGATGATCCCCAGCAGGAACTCGTAGTCGGTGATGTCGCGATACAAGCGGCGAACTTCGACCGCCTTTTGGGGATCGCTGATCTTCTGGATGATCTCTTCCAGTTGCGGTTGAATCGCTTCTTCCGCTTTGCGAGCGGCCAGCTCTTGTTCGCCGGATCGTTCCATTGCGGGAACTTTCAACGCGGCGATCTGATCTTCCGGCAGCTTGGCTTTCTTCGCTTCGCGGATTTCGTTTTCGATCGGACCGATCAACTCATCAGCGCGGGCCCGCAGCTCTTTCAGCTTTTCGGTGTGACGCGCGTAGTCGTTCAGTTTGACCGGGATGCCCCAGCTGGTCGGCAAGTCGCGATCGCCGTAGTCGCCGGTCCATTCCTTGTTGGCTTTTTCCCAGTTGGTCTGGGCGGTATCGCCGATGTGACCTTCTTTCTCGATGAACTCGGCGAAGCTCATCAAACGCTTCGGAGCGTTGGAGAAGAAGATCGCCGGCGATGCGTTGCCGATCTTACCGGCGCCGGTGTCGACCACACGATCGGCCCATTGATTCCAAAGGCGAGCGACGAGCCAGTTGTCGGGCTTGTTGCCGACGCCGGCGGCGCCTTGTTCGACGTTGGAGCCTGCTTTGCTCAGGTACTCGTCGATCTCGGCATGGAACTCATGATCTTCCGGGAAGATCTCGCGGTACTGCGCCTTTTCGTCGGCGTAGCCGAATTTGATGCCGAAGAAGTGGGCGACCGAGTTCATCAGCTTCGGTTCGTCAAAGTTGTACTTCGTACCGGCCATCTGATACTCGAGTCCCTTTTTGACCCACAGATAGCGGTGGCGATAGTTGTCGAACTCGCGCGAGATGTTGTACGACAAGTTCCAGGCCTGGTATTCCCACACGCTCAGGAAGTGAGGATTCAGGTGAGTAATCTGTTCGCAGATCGCGTTGACGTGATCGTACTGTTCGGTCTTCTGGTATTCGTTCAGCTGATTCCACAGGATCAGCGTCGCGATGCCGTCCATTCCCAGCATGCTCAAACGCATCGCCTCGCTGGTCGGGTCGATTTCGCCCAGTTCCGCTTTGGCGATGCGATATTCAGCGCGCTTCTGCGCGAGCAAGCCGCCGGGGCTGTCGGGCCCGGTCGAAGGCTGACTCAAAAAGGAGTTCAGAATCAGCAAGCCGACAATACAAGCGCCGTAGATGATCTTGCGACGAAATGAATCGCTTTTCATCCTGCGATCTCCCGCGTTTTCAGGAAGAAGTAACCCGTCGTCACCAGGCAGAGGAAAAAGGCGAAGACGATCAACAATTGTTGAATCATCACGACGCCTGGAATGTTATAGCCGTCGACGACGAAGGAATGCGTATCGAGCTGCGTGTAGTCCGGCAACATGTTGACGAAGACGCGCAGCGCGTCGAAGAAACGAGCGTCGATGAACTTGACGACCGACACATAAGCGCCTTCGTCGAGATCGACCATCACGTTTTTCTGATTGAAGAGGCGAATCGAAGATTCAATCGGACCGCCGCCGAACCACTCGCCGTTCGCCAGCTGACGGACGCTCGCGGCGAAGTAGCCGTAGCCGAGTGCGATCAGCGACGCCAATGCGGCGACCGGACCGTTAAGGAACGTGCTGAAGACCAGGCCGAAGGTGATGACCATCACCATCTGGAAGAACATGCTGATGTAGCACTTTACGAAGTTCCAGAAGAACGAGCCGTTGCTCTTCAGGATGAAGACCGAGTTCTGGGCGACGCCGTAGTACTGGCCTCGTTCCGAGCATTGAATCCAGAGTTCCATCTTGCCGTCGGCATTGGTCAGGTCCGTGATCAGGTCGAGATTCGGCG is part of the Blastopirellula sediminis genome and harbors:
- a CDS encoding serine/threonine-protein kinase yields the protein MSNEKFGPYVIHETLGRGGMGTVYVGVDERTGDRAAIKVLHGGAARGGARERFEREIETLKTLRDPHIVRLFGYGEEPAGMFYAMELIEGNSLAELIQRKRDFTWREAFEIGLAVAQGLKHAHDFGVIHRDVKPANILIDNDGNVKISDFGIARLFGASGVTADGGIIGTADFMAPEQAFGDPVSPRSDLYSLGAVIYAMLAKQPPFRARTVTEALDKLRHSDPPPIDRLCDGVPTEAADIIHRLLEKRPRDRFPTATAVIRRIEALLESEIPDEEAFRIESASIETQTPEMDDYRLKGVASESAQLIADDETRVAPEPAAPEPPTPASQTKHFTTVAQDRKSGRYFTSEQEPTSNWRAHLQTGLIAIALIVIVVLIFWLPRSPSADTMFEQISAAVDAGQLDESGDKLDLFLATYPDDPRAVEIEAWKEELSLNRRERRYRLTMQLGQKSDTFDAVEIAYIDALRLIDANPEEAAAKLRALLAVYGPPDRLTGDAGRCLTLAQRRLEQLDKQLAETSRKQLAEIGARLAAADKLAEDEPEQARQIYQGLINLYGDKPWAWEAMEKAQAALEKLPEPKPAETPAPEAVEETTEKEPAEETAPPMEKPEPPASESE